Proteins encoded by one window of Arabidopsis thaliana chromosome 2, partial sequence:
- a CDS encoding uncharacterized protein (unknown protein; Has 1 Blast hits to 1 proteins in 1 species: Archae - 0; Bacteria - 0; Metazoa - 0; Fungi - 0; Plants - 1; Viruses - 0; Other Eukaryotes - 0 (source: NCBI BLink).): MFQTQFSPINFRETKIIKANYKRFHEIRAKVQTETNDALNENEISAIKKSGFRGHVDISYKSSASFSPLPLQQYFTTMKKIVMRKLRSPVSHCMLVTKCQTTLQIGYIDWMESKSLSNIID, encoded by the exons ATGTTCCAAACCCAATTTTCCCCCATTAATTTCCGggaaaccaaaataataaaagctAATTATAAACGTTTTCATGAAATTAGGGCAAAAGTACAAACTGAAACTAATGATGCcctaaatgaaaatgaaatctcTGCAATAAAGAAGAGTGGCTTTAGGGGCCACGTAGACATTAGTTACAAAAGCTCTGCGTCTTTTAGCCCTCTGCCTCTTCAACAGTACTTTACGACAATGAAAAAGATCGTGATGCGTAAATTAAGATCCCCTGTTTCTCACTGCATGCTCGTTACC AAATGCCAAACGACATTACAAATCGGATATATCGATTGGATGGAATCCAAAAGTTTATCCAATATAATCGActaa